From the genome of Phreatobacter cathodiphilus, one region includes:
- the nuoE gene encoding NADH-quinone oxidoreductase subunit NuoE has protein sequence MSVRRLAPDEVQPASFAFTPDNLAWAQKTIAKYPAERKASAVIPLLWRAQEQHAYWLPKAAIEYIADMLDMPYIRVFEVATFYTMFQLQPVGKKAHIQVCGTTPCMLRGAEALIKVCKSRIHHEPFHLSEDGDFSWEEVECAGACVNAPMIQVFSDTYEDLTPESFEKVLDAFARGEKPAPGPQNGRHGAEPEGGALTLRDLPFNAASPGGTAVAEKPKVAPAAPAPEAGPSAEALALAAKEEAEIKAKLSTLSADATPEQKADAVGSRPQGLPAARDAKADKLQRIKGIGPVNEGKLHALGIFHFDQIAAWTREEIRWVGTYLSFPGRIDREEWTVQAKALAAGSPSVKE, from the coding sequence GTGAGCGTTCGCAGACTGGCGCCAGACGAGGTCCAGCCGGCCTCCTTCGCCTTCACGCCCGACAATCTCGCCTGGGCGCAGAAGACCATCGCCAAATACCCGGCAGAGCGGAAGGCCTCGGCCGTGATCCCGCTGCTTTGGCGGGCGCAGGAGCAGCACGCCTACTGGCTGCCCAAGGCCGCCATCGAATATATCGCCGACATGCTCGACATGCCCTACATCCGGGTGTTCGAGGTGGCGACCTTCTACACGATGTTCCAGCTGCAACCGGTTGGAAAGAAGGCGCATATCCAGGTCTGCGGCACCACGCCCTGCATGCTCCGCGGCGCCGAGGCGCTGATCAAGGTGTGCAAGAGCCGCATCCATCACGAGCCCTTCCACCTCTCGGAAGACGGCGACTTCTCGTGGGAGGAGGTGGAGTGTGCCGGCGCCTGCGTCAACGCGCCGATGATCCAGGTCTTCTCCGACACCTACGAGGACCTGACGCCCGAGAGCTTCGAGAAGGTGCTCGACGCCTTCGCCCGCGGCGAGAAGCCGGCGCCGGGCCCGCAGAACGGCCGCCACGGTGCCGAGCCCGAGGGCGGGGCGTTGACGCTGCGCGACCTGCCGTTCAACGCCGCGTCGCCCGGCGGCACCGCGGTGGCGGAGAAGCCGAAGGTCGCCCCGGCTGCGCCGGCGCCTGAGGCCGGCCCGTCGGCCGAAGCCCTCGCCCTGGCGGCGAAGGAAGAGGCCGAGATCAAGGCGAAGCTTTCGACGCTGAGCGCCGACGCGACACCCGAGCAGAAGGCCGACGCCGTCGGGTCGCGGCCGCAGGGGCTGCCCGCTGCCCGCGACGCCAAGGCCGACAAGCTGCAACGGATCAAGGGCATCGGCCCGGTCAACGAGGGCAAGCTCCACGCCCTCGGCATCTTCCATTTCGACCAGATCGCCGCCTGGACCCGCGAGGAGATCCGGTGGGTCGGCACCTACCTGTCGTTCCCCGGCCGCATCGACCGCGAGGAGTGGACGGTTCAGGCCAAGGCGCTGGCGGCCGGTTCGCCGTCCGTGAAGGAGTGA
- a CDS encoding NuoB/complex I 20 kDa subunit family protein, whose protein sequence is MATAIDRGAPLVAPAPKGLVGADGRPLGATDPFFTGINNELADKGFIVTATDDLINWARTGSLMWMTFGLACCAVEMMQLSMPRYDVERFGFAPRASPRQSDVMIVAGTLTNKMAPALRKVYDQMPEPRYVISMGSCANGGGYYHYSYAVVRGCDRIVPVDIYVPGCPPTAEALLYGVLLLQKKIRRTGTIER, encoded by the coding sequence ATGGCAACCGCTATCGACCGCGGCGCTCCGCTCGTCGCTCCGGCCCCCAAGGGCCTCGTCGGCGCCGACGGCCGCCCGCTCGGCGCCACCGACCCCTTCTTCACCGGCATCAACAACGAGCTCGCCGACAAGGGCTTCATCGTCACGGCGACGGACGATCTCATCAACTGGGCGCGCACCGGCTCGCTGATGTGGATGACCTTCGGCCTCGCCTGCTGCGCGGTGGAGATGATGCAGCTCTCCATGCCGCGCTACGACGTCGAGCGCTTCGGCTTCGCGCCGCGCGCCTCGCCGCGCCAGTCGGACGTGATGATCGTCGCGGGAACGCTGACCAACAAGATGGCTCCGGCCCTGCGCAAGGTCTACGACCAGATGCCGGAGCCGCGCTACGTCATCTCCATGGGCTCCTGCGCCAACGGCGGCGGCTACTACCACTATTCCTATGCGGTGGTGCGCGGCTGCGACCGGATCGTGCCCGTCGACATCTACGTGCCGGGCTGCCCGCCGACCGCCGAGGCGCTGCTCTACGGCGTGCTGCTGCTGCAGAAGAAGATCCGGCGCACCGGCACGATCGAGCGGTGA
- a CDS encoding HU family DNA-binding protein, translating to MTKNELIAAVAEAASLTKAQAGAAVDATFDAIAATLKAGGDVKLVGFGAFSVTKRAAREGRDPRTGKPVQIKASNAPKFSAGKGLKDAVNS from the coding sequence GTGACCAAGAACGAACTGATCGCCGCGGTCGCCGAAGCGGCGAGCCTCACCAAGGCGCAGGCGGGTGCTGCAGTTGATGCGACGTTCGATGCCATTGCCGCGACCCTGAAGGCCGGCGGCGACGTCAAGCTCGTCGGTTTCGGTGCCTTCTCGGTGACCAAGCGCGCCGCCCGCGAGGGTCGCGATCCGCGCACCGGCAAGCCCGTGCAGATCAAGGCCTCGAACGCGCCGAAGTTCTCGGCCGGCAAGGGCCTGAAGGACGCCGTCAACTCCTGA
- a CDS encoding NADH-quinone oxidoreductase subunit C, with translation MSELGETIKAALPGAVTGASVAYGELTLQAEAGEIIRVLTHLRDDPACLFRNIIDICGVDYPGRQKRFDVVYHLMSPKHNRRIRIKIQTDETTPVASATDVFTGALWFERETYDLYGVLFTGHPDLRRLLTDYGFDGHPLRKDFPTSGFVEVRYDDEVKRVVYEPVRLPQEFRQFDFLSPWEGTDYVLPGDEKAKAN, from the coding sequence CTGTCCGAACTCGGCGAGACCATCAAGGCGGCGCTTCCCGGCGCCGTGACAGGTGCGAGCGTCGCCTATGGCGAACTGACGCTGCAGGCGGAGGCGGGCGAGATCATCCGCGTGCTCACCCACCTGCGCGACGATCCGGCCTGCCTGTTCCGCAACATCATCGACATCTGCGGCGTCGACTATCCGGGCCGGCAGAAGCGGTTCGACGTGGTCTATCACCTCATGTCGCCGAAGCATAACCGCCGCATCCGCATCAAGATCCAGACGGACGAGACGACGCCGGTCGCCTCCGCCACCGACGTGTTCACCGGCGCCCTCTGGTTCGAGCGCGAGACCTACGACCTCTACGGCGTGCTGTTCACCGGTCACCCGGACCTCAGGCGCCTGCTGACGGACTACGGCTTCGACGGCCATCCGCTGCGCAAGGACTTCCCGACCTCGGGCTTCGTCGAGGTCCGCTACGACGACGAGGTCAAGCGCGTCGTCTACGAGCCGGTCCGGCTGCCGCAGGAATTCCGGCAGTTCGATTTCCTCAGCCCCTGGGAAGGCACCGACTACGTGCTGCCCGGCGATGAAAAAGCCAAGGCGAACTGA
- the nuoF gene encoding NADH-quinone oxidoreductase subunit NuoF: protein MLADKDRIFTNIYGFHDKSLKGAMARGHWDGTKGFIAQGRDWIIQQIKDSGLRGRGGAGFPTGLKWSFMPKQSDGRPHYLVVNADESEPGTCKDREILRNDPHTLIEGCLIAGCAMGAHVGYIYVRGEFIREREALQRAIDECYDAGLLGKGNKNGWDFDLYVHHGAGAYICGEETALLESLEGKKGQPRLKPPFPANMGLYGCPTTVNNVESIAVTPTILRRGATWFSSFGAPNNVGTKLFCVSGHVNKPATFEEAMSIPFSELVEKHCGGIRGGKDNLLAVIPGGSSVPLVPAEQIWDAAMDFDSLRALRSGLGTAAVIVLDKSTDVVKAITRISYFYKHESCGQCTPCREGTGWMWRVLTRMSEGRAQKKEIDMLLEVAGQVEGHTICALGDAAAWPVQGLIRHFRHEIEKKIDAYSANPHGEPVRIAAE, encoded by the coding sequence ATGCTCGCCGACAAGGACCGCATCTTCACCAACATCTACGGGTTCCACGACAAGAGCCTGAAAGGCGCCATGGCGCGCGGGCACTGGGACGGGACCAAGGGTTTCATCGCGCAGGGGCGCGACTGGATCATCCAGCAGATCAAGGATTCGGGGCTTCGCGGCCGCGGCGGCGCCGGCTTCCCGACCGGCCTCAAATGGTCGTTCATGCCGAAGCAGTCGGACGGCCGGCCGCACTATCTCGTCGTCAATGCCGACGAGTCGGAGCCGGGGACCTGCAAGGACCGGGAAATCCTGCGCAACGACCCGCATACGCTGATCGAGGGCTGCCTGATCGCCGGCTGCGCCATGGGCGCCCATGTCGGCTACATCTATGTGCGCGGCGAGTTCATCCGGGAGCGCGAGGCGCTGCAGCGCGCCATCGACGAGTGCTATGACGCCGGCCTGCTCGGCAAGGGCAACAAGAACGGCTGGGACTTCGACCTCTACGTCCATCACGGCGCCGGCGCCTATATCTGCGGCGAAGAGACGGCGCTGCTCGAAAGCCTCGAGGGCAAGAAGGGCCAACCGCGGCTCAAACCCCCGTTCCCCGCGAACATGGGTCTCTACGGCTGCCCGACGACGGTGAACAACGTCGAGTCGATCGCGGTGACCCCGACGATCCTCAGGCGCGGCGCGACCTGGTTCTCCTCCTTCGGCGCGCCGAACAATGTCGGCACCAAGCTGTTCTGCGTCTCCGGCCACGTGAACAAGCCGGCGACCTTCGAGGAGGCGATGTCGATCCCCTTCTCGGAATTGGTCGAGAAGCATTGCGGCGGCATCCGCGGCGGCAAGGACAATCTGCTCGCGGTCATCCCCGGCGGCTCTTCGGTGCCGCTGGTGCCGGCCGAGCAGATCTGGGACGCGGCCATGGACTTCGATTCGCTCAGGGCGCTGCGCTCCGGACTCGGCACGGCGGCGGTGATCGTGCTCGACAAGTCGACGGACGTGGTGAAGGCCATCACCCGCATCTCCTACTTCTACAAGCACGAGAGCTGCGGCCAGTGCACGCCCTGCCGCGAAGGCACCGGCTGGATGTGGCGCGTGCTCACCCGCATGTCGGAAGGCCGCGCCCAGAAGAAGGAGATCGACATGCTCCTCGAGGTGGCGGGGCAGGTCGAGGGCCACACGATCTGCGCGCTCGGCGACGCGGCGGCCTGGCCGGTCCAGGGCCTGATCCGGCATTTCCGTCACGAGATCGAGAAGAAGATCGACGCCTATTCGGCCAACCCGCACGGCGAGCCCGTGCGCATCGCAGCGGAGTGA
- a CDS encoding NADH-quinone oxidoreductase subunit D, which produces MAEAEIRNFTFNWGPQHPAAHGVLRLVMELDGEVVERCDPHIGLLHRGTEKLIETKTYLQAIPYFDRLDYVAPMNQEHAFCLAAERMLGIEVPRRAQLIRVLYCEIGRILSHLLNVTTQAMDVGALTPPLWGFEEREKLMIFYERASGSRMHAAYFRVGGVHQDLPASLVDDIEAWCDPFLKVVDDLDALLTPNRIFKQRNVDIGVVTLDECWAWGFSGVMVRGSGAPWDLRKSQPYECYAELDFDIPIGKNGDCYDRYLIRMEEMRQSVKIMRQCCKLLRETPGPVAAKDNKVVPPKRGEMKRSMEALIHHFKLYTEGFHVPAGEVYAAVEAPKGEFGVYLVADGTNKPYRCKIRAPGFAHLQAMDFLCKGHLLADVSAILGSIDIVFGEVDR; this is translated from the coding sequence ATGGCCGAAGCCGAAATCCGCAATTTCACCTTCAACTGGGGCCCGCAGCATCCGGCGGCCCACGGTGTGCTTCGCCTCGTCATGGAGCTGGACGGCGAGGTGGTCGAGCGCTGCGACCCGCATATCGGCCTCCTGCATCGCGGCACCGAGAAGCTGATCGAGACCAAGACCTATCTGCAGGCGATCCCCTATTTCGACCGGCTCGACTACGTCGCGCCGATGAACCAGGAGCATGCCTTCTGCCTCGCCGCCGAGCGTATGCTCGGCATCGAGGTGCCTCGGCGCGCCCAGCTCATCCGCGTGCTCTACTGCGAGATCGGCCGCATCCTCTCCCACCTCCTCAACGTGACGACCCAGGCGATGGACGTCGGCGCGCTGACCCCGCCGCTGTGGGGCTTCGAGGAGCGCGAGAAGCTCATGATCTTCTACGAGCGCGCCTCGGGCTCGCGCATGCACGCCGCCTATTTCCGCGTCGGCGGCGTACATCAGGACCTTCCCGCCAGTCTGGTCGACGACATCGAGGCCTGGTGCGACCCGTTCCTCAAGGTGGTCGACGATCTCGACGCGCTGCTCACCCCGAACCGCATCTTCAAGCAGCGCAACGTCGACATCGGCGTCGTCACCCTCGACGAGTGCTGGGCCTGGGGCTTCTCGGGCGTCATGGTGCGCGGCTCCGGCGCGCCCTGGGACCTCAGGAAGTCGCAGCCCTACGAGTGCTATGCCGAACTCGATTTCGACATTCCGATCGGCAAGAACGGCGACTGCTACGACCGCTATCTCATCCGCATGGAGGAGATGCGCCAGTCGGTGAAGATCATGCGCCAGTGCTGCAAGCTGCTGCGCGAGACACCCGGCCCGGTCGCCGCCAAGGACAACAAGGTGGTGCCGCCGAAGCGCGGCGAGATGAAGCGCTCGATGGAGGCGCTCATCCACCACTTCAAGCTCTACACGGAAGGCTTCCACGTGCCGGCCGGCGAGGTCTATGCCGCGGTCGAGGCGCCGAAGGGCGAGTTCGGCGTCTATCTCGTCGCCGACGGCACCAACAAGCCCTACCGCTGCAAGATCCGCGCGCCGGGTTTCGCCCACCTTCAGGCCATGGATTTCCTGTGCAAGGGCCATTTGCTGGCGGACGTCTCCGCCATCCTCGGCTCCATCGACATCGTGTTCGGAGAGGTTGACCGGTGA
- a CDS encoding NADH-quinone oxidoreductase subunit A: protein MQAATSALLNDYLPLVIFIALAGVIGIALLVAPFLVAFSRPDSEKLSAYECGFNAFDDARMKFDVRFYLVAILFIIFDLEVAFLFPWAVAFKEVGLFGFWSMMAFLGVLTIGFVYEWKKGALEWD, encoded by the coding sequence ATGCAGGCTGCGACGTCCGCGCTGCTCAATGACTATCTGCCGCTGGTGATCTTCATCGCCCTGGCCGGCGTCATCGGCATCGCTCTCCTGGTCGCCCCGTTCCTGGTGGCGTTCTCGCGGCCCGACAGCGAGAAGCTCTCGGCCTACGAATGCGGCTTCAACGCCTTCGACGACGCCCGCATGAAGTTCGACGTGCGGTTCTATCTCGTCGCCATCCTTTTCATCATCTTCGACCTCGAGGTCGCCTTCCTGTTCCCCTGGGCGGTCGCTTTCAAGGAGGTCGGACTTTTCGGCTTCTGGTCCATGATGGCCTTCCTCGGCGTATTGACGATCGGCTTCGTCTACGAGTGGAAGAAGGGCGCCCTGGAGTGGGATTGA
- a CDS encoding AbrB family transcriptional regulator encodes MTGWLAEVRSGFAQLSPAIFPYRRFAFALVLGVIGGALFYSLRLPLPWMLGAMTFCTVAALARAPVAAPGVIRSPMSAIIGVMLGSGFSPSIIYQLPQWLVPLAGLVLFMTACGLSVVWYYRRIGGYDWVTAFFSGMPGGLVEMVIYGEERGGDARVIALVHSARILLVVLTLPFIIQFSQGIRLDRPTGGVSVFDAPLTAELWLLVCGFAGAFLGHVLRLPAKTLLGCMIVSAAVHVSGLSDFKPPFEIVNAAQLVLGVAIGCRFAGTASGVVWRVLALSVGSTAILLFWMTLFAVTVSHLSGFSAVTLILAYSPGGLTEMALIAVALHAEVAFVAAFHIIRVFLTMIAAPLTFRLLGSGRGP; translated from the coding sequence GTGACGGGGTGGCTTGCCGAGGTCCGCAGCGGTTTCGCCCAGCTGTCTCCCGCCATTTTTCCCTACCGCCGCTTCGCCTTCGCCCTCGTGCTCGGCGTCATCGGCGGCGCGCTCTTCTACTCCCTGCGCCTGCCGCTGCCGTGGATGCTCGGGGCCATGACCTTCTGCACCGTCGCGGCGCTGGCGCGCGCCCCGGTCGCCGCACCCGGCGTCATCCGCTCGCCCATGTCGGCGATCATCGGCGTCATGCTCGGCTCCGGCTTCTCGCCGTCCATCATCTACCAGCTGCCGCAATGGCTGGTGCCGCTGGCGGGGCTCGTGCTGTTCATGACCGCCTGCGGCCTCAGTGTCGTCTGGTACTACCGCCGCATCGGCGGCTACGACTGGGTGACGGCCTTCTTCTCCGGCATGCCCGGCGGCCTCGTCGAGATGGTCATCTACGGCGAGGAGCGGGGAGGCGACGCCCGCGTCATCGCCCTCGTCCATTCGGCGCGCATCCTGCTCGTGGTGCTGACGCTGCCCTTCATCATCCAGTTCAGCCAGGGCATCCGGCTGGACCGGCCGACGGGCGGCGTCTCCGTCTTCGACGCGCCGCTGACCGCCGAGCTCTGGCTCCTCGTCTGCGGCTTCGCCGGCGCCTTCCTCGGCCATGTGCTGCGCCTGCCAGCGAAGACCCTGCTCGGCTGCATGATCGTCAGCGCGGCGGTGCACGTCTCCGGCCTGTCCGACTTCAAGCCGCCCTTCGAGATCGTCAACGCGGCGCAGCTCGTGCTCGGCGTCGCCATCGGCTGCCGCTTCGCCGGCACCGCGAGCGGTGTGGTCTGGCGGGTGCTGGCGCTCTCGGTCGGATCCACCGCCATCCTGCTCTTCTGGATGACGCTCTTTGCCGTCACCGTCTCGCACCTGTCGGGGTTCTCGGCGGTGACGCTGATCCTCGCCTATTCACCCGGCGGGCTCACCGAGATGGCGCTGATCGCCGTGGCGCTCCATGCGGAGGTGGCCTTCGTCGCCGCCTTCCACATCATCCGCGTCTTCCTGACGATGATCGCCGCGCCGCTGACCTTCCGGCTGCTCGGCAGCGGGCGCGGTCCGTGA
- a CDS encoding methyl-accepting chemotaxis protein — protein MAIGSMLHLRTIGAKLMVSVTATALVAAGVVGVAGYFQQDALSDQAIESALVQRYEAVVAAMTEQGQRAAAASQAIANDPRVADSFQKDDRAGLLAAMKDLGEPMKTGLGLGLISFQRPDGNAFARVHAPQAFGDNVLSRRATIRAAIASGRQVVGIEPGRDNVSIFAVTPVRAGGQIVGVADIGAALGLPFLTDLKRRFKVDIAMHLVDGATLNSLGATFAEKTLLALPVHQAALQAPGQWRESTIGGHPVAVLAGPLRNYSGQSIGTLEVAIDTSAFVSARNTAMLTLLGVLLAVAVTGIGIATLLTRHLGKPIRELNATMTALAGGDHAQSVPSVDRRDEIGDMARSVEVFRENAVARARLETETEAEARARQARQARIDALVRDFSDSIGSVLKGVGDNAGRMEETARTLTGIAAGASGQADQASGASRQASANVQSVAAASEELSASINEIANQIGQTNAVVERASAEADGANQRVKALAEAAGRIGEVLNLIRAIAEQTNLLALNATIEAARAGEAGRGFAVVASEVKSLAGQTAKATEEIAAQINAVQQETTTAVGSIEAIAQTMTEVASYASAVAAAIEQQRSATGEISQNVQAAATGTARVVDNITGVTTASAETNSSASEVLSAARSLSEQAISLSRSVETFLAEVKAA, from the coding sequence ATGGCTATCGGCAGCATGCTTCACCTGCGCACCATCGGCGCGAAACTGATGGTCTCCGTGACGGCCACGGCCCTCGTCGCCGCGGGCGTCGTCGGCGTCGCGGGCTATTTCCAGCAGGACGCCCTCAGCGACCAGGCCATCGAATCGGCTCTCGTCCAGCGCTACGAGGCTGTCGTCGCCGCGATGACCGAGCAGGGCCAGCGCGCCGCCGCCGCCTCCCAGGCCATCGCCAACGATCCGCGCGTCGCGGACAGCTTCCAGAAGGACGACCGCGCCGGCCTCCTCGCCGCGATGAAGGATCTCGGCGAGCCGATGAAGACCGGCCTCGGCCTCGGCCTCATCAGCTTCCAGCGGCCGGACGGCAACGCCTTCGCCCGCGTCCACGCACCCCAGGCCTTCGGTGACAACGTCCTCAGCCGCCGCGCCACGATCCGCGCCGCCATCGCCTCCGGCCGGCAGGTGGTCGGCATCGAGCCGGGCCGCGACAACGTCTCGATCTTCGCCGTCACCCCGGTCCGCGCCGGCGGCCAGATCGTCGGCGTCGCCGATATCGGCGCCGCCCTCGGCCTGCCCTTCCTCACCGACCTGAAGCGCCGCTTCAAGGTCGACATCGCCATGCACCTCGTCGACGGCGCCACGCTGAATTCGCTCGGCGCCACCTTCGCCGAGAAGACCCTGCTCGCGCTGCCGGTGCATCAGGCGGCCCTGCAGGCGCCGGGTCAGTGGCGCGAATCCACCATCGGCGGCCATCCCGTCGCGGTCCTCGCCGGCCCGCTGCGCAATTATTCCGGCCAGTCCATCGGCACGCTGGAGGTCGCCATCGACACCAGCGCCTTCGTCTCCGCCCGCAACACCGCCATGCTGACGCTGCTCGGCGTGCTGCTGGCGGTCGCCGTCACCGGCATCGGCATCGCCACCTTGCTCACCCGCCATCTCGGCAAGCCCATCCGCGAACTCAATGCGACCATGACGGCGCTCGCCGGCGGCGATCACGCCCAGAGCGTCCCCTCCGTCGACCGCCGCGACGAGATCGGCGACATGGCCCGCTCGGTCGAGGTGTTCCGCGAGAACGCCGTCGCCCGCGCCCGGCTGGAGACCGAGACGGAGGCCGAGGCCCGCGCCCGCCAGGCGCGCCAGGCCCGGATCGACGCCCTGGTGCGCGACTTCTCCGACTCCATCGGCTCGGTGCTGAAGGGCGTCGGCGACAATGCCGGCCGCATGGAGGAGACCGCCCGCACCCTCACCGGCATCGCCGCCGGCGCCTCGGGCCAGGCGGACCAGGCCTCGGGCGCCTCGCGCCAGGCCTCCGCCAACGTCCAGTCGGTGGCCGCCGCCTCCGAGGAGCTCTCGGCCTCCATCAACGAGATCGCCAACCAGATCGGGCAGACCAACGCCGTCGTCGAGCGCGCCAGCGCCGAGGCCGACGGCGCCAACCAGCGCGTCAAGGCCCTGGCGGAGGCCGCCGGCCGCATCGGCGAGGTGCTGAACCTCATCCGCGCCATCGCCGAACAGACCAACCTCCTCGCCCTCAACGCCACGATCGAGGCGGCACGCGCCGGTGAGGCCGGCCGCGGCTTCGCCGTCGTCGCCAGCGAGGTAAAGTCCCTCGCCGGCCAGACGGCCAAGGCGACCGAGGAGATCGCCGCGCAGATCAACGCGGTCCAGCAGGAGACGACCACCGCCGTCGGCTCCATCGAGGCCATCGCCCAGACCATGACGGAGGTCGCGTCCTATGCCTCCGCCGTCGCGGCGGCCATCGAGCAGCAGCGCTCCGCCACCGGCGAGATCTCGCAGAACGTCCAGGCCGCCGCCACCGGCACCGCCCGCGTGGTCGACAACATCACCGGCGTCACCACCGCCTCGGCCGAGACCAACAGTTCGGCCTCCGAGGTGCTCTCCGCCGCCCGCAGCCTGTCGGAGCAGGCGATCAGCCTCTCCCGCTCCGTCGAGACCTTCCTCGCCGAGGTCAAGGCCGCCTGA